The sequence GCCGTCTGTATTCACCCGGCGATAGTCCGACTTGTCTCTGGAAGGCTCTCGTGAAGGTCGACTGCGACGAGAACCGACAGGAATAAGCGATGTCGGCGAGACTCAGCTTCGTATGCGTCAACAGTTCCTGAGCGCGCTGCAATCGAAGCGTGCTGATGAACCGGTGCGGAGGCACGCCAAGCGCGGTTCGGAAGGCGCGGGAAAAATGGTGACGGCTGAGGCAGGCGATATCGGACAGCTCGGAGAGCGATATATCGGATTCTATGTTGTCGTTGATATAGTCTATTACGCGCCTCAGCTTCGCGTGCTCGATTAAGGCGCCGGGACGTTCTTCCGTCGCATCGGTCGCATACTTTGCAACCAGGTGGGCCGCCATCGTCTGCGCCAGGCTGTCGACCAGGAAGTGGCCGACCGACGTCTCCTCCTGCAGTTCAGCTACGATCCTGTACCCGACCTGTCTTATGAAATCGTCGTCTATACCAGCTTTGTAGGCAATGTTCTGTGAGGAAACCGGTCTCGATAAAGAAGCGGAAATATCGTCAAAGACATCCTGTCCGATGTAGATATGCAGGATGTTCTCCAGATCATCGGTTATCCGGATCGATTCCTCGACGACGCCGATCGGACAAAACCAGAGCGTGCCCGGTCGCGCGGCGGTATTCTGAAGTTCGCCATTGCCGCGCCGTTCCACGCGGCCGCTCTCCGATCCGAGCAAGGCAAGCGTAACCTCCATCTGCCGGGGGACCGGCGGAGGTATCTCGCCGGCCGGATGGTTTCGGATCTCGGCGGCGATGCCCGTCCAGTTCCGTCGTGCGGAACTCAGGAGCACATCGCCTCTCGGAAACTTCCTGCGGCCGAACTCGTGCACGCCTGCCATGTCCGGCTCCTCGCTGTTCAGCGCACCCTATCGTCTGGGTGCACACAATTCTGAGCCGCGGGAGATCCCCGATCAAGTCCCGCTCCCGGCAATCAAGATGCTAATCCCGGCAAACACAATGCCAATCCCGGCAAAGACGGGGCGGTCAGGCACGACTACGTTGCCTCCCGCCTGACAGACCGCCCCCGCTCTCCCGGCATCGGGCGTCTCTCGGGTCGGAATGGGAGGCGACCTTGAACTCCAGAAGTCAGGTGCATGACGTCTCGGATCAGGGCGCCGCTTCCGCCCGGAAATCATCTTACATCATGACGAATGACCTCGCCGCCCGCCTCGGGAGGAAAGAGTCGTCGTGGTGGTCGACATTGAGGGTCCTGCATCAGACGACAGCCTCGAACGTCGATAACCGCCTCGTCGTCGACGCGCAGGATCGGCAGTGGCAGCTCAGGCTCGCCGACTGGAACACGCCCGCCGCAAGCCGGCTGCAGTTCGAGGCGAGCCTCGCCCTGGCGCTCGGCGACGAGCTTGCCGAGGTGCCGGCCTTCATTGCAGAGAACGATCGCCTCGCCCTCGTCTATCCCGTTCGATCGGCGCAGACCCTCGCCGATCTCCCGCAGCCGGCGATGGAGATCCGTGCCTTTCTCGACCTTGCGACCGCGGCCGCGGATGCGTTGATGCAGATGCACGCGGCCGGGATCGTTCACGGCCGCCTTGCCCCTACCCGGCTGCTGCTGGGCGAAGACGGACGCATCCGCTTCACGGGGTTTGCCTGCACCACGCCGACCGATGCCGGCGTGTTCGCCGACCGCCGCATTCCCGAGGCCGACCTCGCCTATGCCGCCCCGGAGCTCGTCCGTGCGGAACCTTCCCCGGCCGATGCCCGGACGGATCTCTATGCGCTGGGCGTGCTGCTCTATGAATGTCTGGTCGGGGTGCCGCCGCTGACGGCCGATACGCTTCCAGGCTGGCTTCATGCTCATGTGGCCGTGGAGGCTCCGTCCGCCCTGCTGGCGCGGCCGGATGTTCCCGCCGTGCTCGACCGCATCCTGCTCAAGCTGATCAGCAAGGACCCCGGCCAGCGCTACCAGACCGCCAGGGCCCTTCATGCGGATTTTCGCCGGGTGACCAGATCCCTCGACGCCACGGGAAAGGCGGAGCCGTTCGAACTGGCCTGCGGAGAGTTCGCCGAGCCCGCGCGCCTCTCCCGCGATCTCTTCGGCCGCCACCGCGAGCTGACGCTGCTGGCCGATCTCCACGCCGGATTCCGCCGGTCGTCGGTTCGGCGGATCGTGCTCGTCACCGGTGAGCCGGGTACCGGAAAATCCACGCTCGTCGATGCGTTCCTTGCGGACCTGGACAGCACAAGCGCCGTCTGCGCCTCCGGCAAGGGCGTGCAGATCCGCCAGGGCACGCCGTTCGCTCCGATAGCGCAGGCGCTGCGCGTGGCGCTTTCCCGGTTGCTCGGCGGGGAGGAGCGGCTGCTGGCGGCCGCCCGGGCACGGCTGGGCGCCGTGGTCGGCTGCGGACGCGTGCTGGCGGACCTCGTCCCGGACATCGCGATGCTGCCGGCGGAAACCCACTTGCTCGCCGATGTGCCGGCACACCTCGCCCAGACTCGGGTGGCGCGGATCATTGCCGAGACGTTCGGCGCACTCGCCTCGGCCGAAGCCCCGCTCGTCCTGTTCCTCGACGACCTCCAGTGGTTCGATCAGGGCAGCCTCAACGTCGTCCGGCAGCTGTGCAGTGAAACGCCGCCGAACGTCTTCCTCATCGCGAGCCACAGGGCCGACAGCCACAACCGAAAGGCGGTCAGGGACGTTCTCGATATCGCGCGGGGCGCGGACGCCTTCGCGCGTGAGCTGGTCCTTCAGCCGTTCGTCGAGCGCGAGACGAATGCGCTCGTGGCATTCATGCTGAAGAGCATGCCCGATGATGTGCGTGCCGTTTCGGCGGTGGTGCACCGTCAAACGGGCGGAAATCCGTTCTATATCGGTCAACTGCTGCAGCGATTCCTCGAAGAGGAATCGCTGCAATTCGACGCCGAGAGGCAGCGCTGGGTCTGGGCCGACGACAAGCATCGGCGGCCGCATGAGACCGCGGATCTGATGCTCGACCGCATCGCCGCATTGCCGCCGCTGCAGCGCAGCTTCCTGCAGCGGTGCGCGAGCATGGGAGGCCGCTGCCCCGCCGCCTTTGCTGCGGAACTCTCCTTCGTCACCGTCGAAGAGACGGTCCGGGCCGCGAATTCGCTCCTCGCCACCGGTCTCCTCCGGCAATCCGGACCGGATTTCCAGATCGCCCACGACCGGGTGCTGGAAGCGGCCTATGCGACGATGTCTCCGGCACAGCGTATGCGCGAGCATCTGGGCAATGCCCGGCGGCTCGCAGCATCGCACCCCTCGCCCCACCCCGACCTCGCCTTCGAGATCGCCTCCCAGATCGAACGTGCCGATCTCGACGCGCTGTCGGCCGAAGAGCGGCCGCGCTTCGCCCGGATCCTGCTCGTGGCCGCGCGGAAGAACCGGGCTGCAGGCGAGGCCCTGCGGGCGCTGCATGTCATCGAACTCATCCGCCGCATCGCGGCCGGTGCTATTCCCGGCGATCTCGCCTCTCTGGAATTCGAGGCCGAGTGGCTGTTCTGCGACTGCCTGCTCGCACTTGCCCGTGTGGACGAGGCCCTCGCGGCGGTGGAGGAACTGTCGCAGCTTGGCCGCGATGCGGTGGATATCGCCGATATCTGCCGTCTCAAGGCGATCGCGCTGACGCTGAAGGGGGCCTATGCTGCCGCTATCGACGCGGCGCGCACGGGGCTGCGGGCGCTCGATCTCGAACTTGACGACACGGGCGACCCGGATGCGCTCGAGGTGATCTACCGACGCTGCCAGCAGAAGCTCGACGCATTCAGCATCGCCGACCTGTTCTCGCTTCCCGACATGACCGACCGGCGGGCCCGCTCCGCCCTGGCGCTTCTGTCCACGCTGATCTCGTCCTTCTTCGTCAGGAGCGATCTGCGGTTCCTCCATGTGATCAAGATCATCGAGCTGACGCTGACTTACGGCTCGGCCCCGGAATCGGCCTATGGGCTGGCCTGGTTCGGGGTCCTCAGCGCCCATCATTTCGGGGCGTACGAGACGGGGGCGGCCTATGCGACGGCGGCGTGCGAACTGGCGACGCGCGACGGCTACGAAGCGCAGCGGACGGCCGCACTGATCGCGCTCGATCAGGTGAGCGCATGGACCCGCCCGATGCGAACGGCGCTCGGCTACGCCCGCGACGGTGCTCTGGTCGGCCAGACGGCGGGCGATCTCGGCATGGCCTGCTATGCCCGCAACCACATCGCATCGGACATGCTGCTGATCGGCGATCGGCTCGACCTGATCCGGGCGGAGCTGACCGACAGCATCGCCATGACCCGCGATGTCGGATACGGCGATATAGGGCTCATCCTCGATGCCCAGACCGGATTCGTCGATGCGCTCGTCTCCGGCAAGAATGCGATCCGGATCGATGTCGGAGAGCTGAATTCATCGTCGGTCGCCACCCGCTTCTGGGTCCACCACTATGCAGGTCTGCAATCCTTCCTGTTGGGCGACATCCCGGTCGGGCTGCATCATCTGGAGGAAGCGCAGGCCATGGCGTGGGCCGCGCCGGCGCACGTCGACACGGCAAACAACACCTTCTTCCTTGCCCTCGCCCATGCGCGCCTGCCCGGATCCGAACGCCAGCCGGCGGCGCGCATCGACCTGATGGCGCTGGCGCGCGAGCGCTTCAGGGCATGGGCCGCGCTCAATCCCGGGACGTTCTCCCCGAAGCATCTTCTGCTGGAGGCGGAAGCGGCCCGTCTCGCGGGGCAGCGCGTCGATGCCATGGCGCTTTACGAGCGCGCCGCCGATGCGGCCGTGACGGCCGGCTTCATCCACGATCAGGCGCTCGCCCAGGAACTGGCGGCCGACGTCTATCTCGAGGCGAACCTCGGCGCTGCCGCCCAGGGCTGCCTGCGGAGCGCGGTCCTCTGCTACCGGCAATGGGGCGCCGAGGGCAAGGCGGTCCGCCTCGGTGAGCGCTTGACGGCGTCCGCCCGCCTGGACGTTTCGGCGACGGCGTCCGGCGGATTGCAGAGCGAGCTCGACCTGACGGCCATGGCGGCGGCCTCCCAGACCCTGTCCGAAGAGGTCGGGCTGGAGCAGGTCGTTCGCACCCTGATGAAGACCATGCTCGTTCACGCCGGAGCGCAGTTCGGCCTGCTTCTTCTCCAGCGCGAAGGCCGTCCGGTCATCGAGGCGACGGCGCGCGTCAGGTCCAGGGCAATCGACATCGAGCTTCAGCCCGCGGCCGCGCCCGAGGATCTCATGCCCGCCTCGGTGCTCAAGACGGTCCTGCGGACCGCCCGGTCCGTCACGCTGGCAGATGCCGCCGTCGAGGCCGCGCAGCGGGGGCTGTCCATGGGCGGGCGCCATGTCCGCTCGCTTGCCTGTATCCCGCTGATCAAGCGGGGCGAGCTGATCGGCATTCTCTATCTGGAGAATGATCTGAGTGCGGATGTCTTTACATCCCGCCGGATGGCGATGATCGAGGTGATTGCTCCCCAGGCAGCGATATCTCTGGATGCCGCCCGCCTCTACGGCGATCTGATGGACGAGCACATGCGCCGCGCACAGGCGGAATTCCAGCTGCGCGAAGCGCGGAGCGAGCTGGCGCGCGCAAACCAGATGACGGCGATGGGCGGTTTCGCGACATCGATCGCCCACGAGATCAATCAGCCGCTCGCGACCCTCGTCGCCCATGCGGATGCCGGCCTGCGCTGGCTCAACAGGGCCGAGCCCGACCTCGCTGAAGTGGCCAGCAGCCTTCAGAACATACGCCAGGCCGGACGGCGGGCGGCCGACATCATCACGGCCTTGCGTTCGCTCGTGAAGCTGAGCCCGTCGACGCTGAGCCCGGTGCTGATCGAAGATATCGTGGACGACGTGCTGAAGATCGCCGCCCCGGATTTGAGCGCCGGCCACGTCGACCTCACGGTCGAGTTCGGCGCCGGCCGCAACAGGATCATGGCGGACAACATCCAGATTCAGCAAGTCTTCTTCAATATAATCAGAAACGCGATACAATCCATGAGCAACGTGGAGCCGTCGCTGCGTCGTCTCCGCATCACGTCGTCCGTTCTTCGCGACGAAGTCGAAGTCGCCATCGAAGATGCCGGCTGCGGCATGTCGCAACAGGTCGTGTCACGCATCTTCCAGCCGTTCTTCACCACCAAGAAGAGCGGCATGGGCGTCGGCCTTGCGATCTGCCGCTCGATCATCGAGCTTCACGGTGGCACGCTGGAAGCCCGCTCCGTCGAAGGAGAGGGCAGCATGTTCGTCGTTCGGCTTCCGATCGCCCGGGCATGAGATCGGCGCGCGAAGTCGGGGCACGCCGGTTCGCCAGCTCTCAGGTGATGAAGTCGATGGTGCCGCCGTCGACCCTCAGCGCCGCCCCCGTCGTCGCGGACGCCAGCGGCGACGCGAGATAGACCGCCATGTTCGCGACCTCGTCGACCGTCGCCGGGCGTCTGAGCAGCGACGACGGCCTGTGCTCTCTGACGAACGCGGCCCCGGCTTCCTCCAGCGACTTGCCCGCCGCCGTCTCGGACTTCAGCATCTCCGCCACACCCTCCGAAAGCGTGGGGCCGGGAAGGATCGAGTTCACGGTCACGCCGGTGCCGGCCATGCGCTTGGCAAGCCCGCGCGCCAGCGACACGTCCGCCGTCTTGCTGACGCCGTAGTGGATCATCTCGACAGGGATGTTGAAGGCGGATTCGGAGGCCAGGAACAGCATCCGCCCCCAGCCCCGCGTCGCCATGTCCGGCAGATAGGCGCGTGCGAGCCGCACGCCCGTCATCACGTTCACCTGCCAGTGGCTTTCCCACACTGCATCGTCGGCATCGAAAAAGTCCAGCGGCTGAAAGATCCCGAGATTGTTCACGACGATATCGAACGACGGCTCCCGCGCCACCAGTTCCTTCGCCCCCTCGGGTGTGCCGAGATCGATCGCGTGACCGCGTGCCGGCCCGCCGAGTTGCGCCAGCGCCGCATCGACCTTGGCCTCGGTCCGGCCATTGATGACGACGACGGCACCTGCCTCCTGAAGGCCTCGTGCGATGGCGAAGCCAATGCCCCCGGTCGAGCCGGTGACGAGCGCGCTCTTGCCGGACAGATCGATCTTCATGGCGAACTCCTAACGTCGTTGCGTGAACGGAGGGATGCAGTGACGGCACGCGCGGTGGAGGTCCGACCTAGGAGCGCCATGCCGCAGGCCTGACATTCAGCGGCGGCATGACAAGCTTCTCGCCCGGTCGAAGCCACCGCATCGGACCCGTGCTTGAAACGCGCCTTGCCTCGTTCCGAACCATAGATACGCCGGAGCGATCGGCAGCATTTCCGAGAATGCACGCCGAAACGGCCCGACCCGCTCGACTGCGCCACCGCTGGAGCCCTGCTGCGAGCAGCGCCGGCCTTGCTCAGGCGATGACGGGAGGCGAGATGAACCTTTCTTCGAAGTCGCGGGCGGGCATGGGCTTTCCGAAGAAATAGCCCTGCGCTTCCGGGCACTCGTTCGCCTTGAGAAAGGCGAGCTGGGCGGCGGTCTCGACGCCCTCCGCGATGACATCCATCCCGAAATGCCGCCCGAGATAGATGACCGCCTTCACCACGGCCGCGTCTTCCGGATTGGTATCCACGTCGCGTACGAAGGAGCGGTCGATCTTCAGGCGCGAAATCGGATACTTCTTGAGAAGGCTGAGAGAGGCGAAGCCGGTGCCGTAATCGTCGAACGCCAGACCCACCCCGAGGCCCCTGAGATCGTGCAGAAGCGCCAGCGTGGCGGCATCGTTGTGGAGCAGGATATTCTCCACGATCTCGAGTTCGACCGCATCGGCCGGCAAGGCGTTGCGTTCGAACTCCTCTGCGATGCAGGTCAGGAGCCGTCTTGATCGAAACTGCGCGTCGAACAGGTTGATGCCCATCCGGAAGCCGGGAATCCTCGCGCGCCATTCCGCCGCCTGCCGGCAGGCGGTGCGCAACGTCCACTCCCCGACCGCGGCGGCGGATGGCTTGCGGCTGAGCACCTCGATGAAGGCCGCCGGAGACAGCAGACCCCGCTCCGGGTGATTCCAGCGCATCAGCGCTTCGGCACCGGTGACACTGCCGTCGACGGTCGAAACCTGCGGCTGGTAGAACAGCTCGAACTCGCCGTTCTCGAACGCCTTGCGGAGTTCCTTCTGCAAGGCCCGGCGCGCGAACATCGCGTCGCGGAGGGCGGGGGCGAAAATCTCGTGCCGACCTTTTCCGGCGGCCTTCGCGCGGTAGAGGGCGAGATCAGCGGCGCCGAGCAGATCCTCCGACAGGGATCCGTGCTGCGGAGCAAATGCGATGCCGATGCTCGCGCCGATCTCGATGGGCTGGCCGGCGATCTCATGGTGGCCCGCTATCGCTGCGAGCAGCTTCGCGGCGGCGGCATTCGCTTCCGCCTCCCCGTTCCCCGACATCAGCGCGACGAACTCGTCGCCGCCGAGCCGGGCCACCATCGCCAACGGTCCGCACGAAGCCTGCAGCCGTGCGGCGACATCCCTCAGCACAGCGTCACCCATGGAATGGCCGTAGGTGTCGTTGACCTCCTTGAAGCCGTCGAGGTCGATCAGCAGCACCGTTCCCGCGGCGCCCGCACCCAACGTCCGCTCGACACAGTCGTGCCAGGCATTGCGGTTGGGCAATTCGGTCAGCGGGTCCAGAGAGGCGATGTGGAAAAGCCGCTCCTGACTCTGGCGGCGCTCCGTGATGTCGCGCACGATCACACCGAAGCTGATGGCGGCTCCATCCCGCCACGCCGAAAACGAGAACTCGGCCGGGAATTCGCTGCCGTCCTTGCGCAGCCCCTGCAATTCGAACGCGTGGCCGGCGGCCTTGCTGTCCTCGTCGCCGAGAAGCCGGGCTACTTCCGCTTCGAAGATGCGCCTCCAACTGTGCGGCGCGATCCGTTCGCCTGGTTGGCCGACGACTTCATTCGCGGCATAGCCGAACAGCTTTTCCGCAGCCGCATTCCAGAATGTTATCTCGCCCGTGCCGGTCAGGCAGATGATGGCGTCGGGCGAGGTTGAAGCGATGCACTCGAACCGGGCCTGGTTGGCCGCACTGACATGATGGAGCCGGAAAATCTCCATCTGGTCGAGGACAAGGGCCGCCAGATCGGACAAGTGCGCGCGATCCTGATCCGTGAACGCATCCCGTGGCTTGCTGTCGATCAGGCAGATGGTGCCGATGTTTTCGCCGTTGGGTGCGATCAGCGGCTTGCCGGCATAAAAGCGGATCGAGGGCGGCCCGAGAACCAGTGGATTGGCCGAAAACCGGTCGTCCTTCGTCGCATCGTGGACGACCATGATGTCGGCCTGCATGATCGCATGGGCGCAGAACGAGACCTCGCGGCTCGTCCCGCTCTCGTCGAAACCGGTGCGAGACTTGAAAAACTGCCGATCACTTCCGACGAGAGAGACGAGAACCGTTGGAACACCGAACATCCGCGCAGCGAGCCGTGTAAGACGATCGAAGTTCTCGTCCGGCGGCGTATCCATGAGACGATATTCTGCGAGGGCCCGAAGCCGGGCTTCTTCGCTCGCCGGCACGGGATATGTCGGATGCAATTTCGGTGGGCTCCCCAGAACAGATTTCTGATGGCTCAACTCGAGCCATAACGACTTTCAACGTCGTTGGGCCTGGAACGTTCCCTTCGATTCTTCACTTTTTCGCGCATGGGCGGGCTGCCTCGCCGTCCAGCGGAGGAAATGCCGGGTCGCCTTACCGCCTCCGCGACCGGCGCGCCGCCAGCGTTTGCGACGGATACTCGCCATAGCGCTCGAAATAATATTTCGAGAAGTGACCGGGGTTGGAGAATGAGAAGGCGACAGCGACGCCAGTGATGCTCTCCTGATCCGAAGCTTCCATCAGGCGCTTCCGGATCGCATCCAGGCGCGCATTGCGGATCCAGGTCACGGGAGAGCAGTCGAAGCGCCGCCGGAACGCATATTGCAGGCTTCGTGCCGAGAGGCCGCTGATGCTTTCCAGATCCGTCATGGTGATGCGTCCGGTCAGGTTCGCCTGGATATATTGGCAGACCTCTTCCAGTTGCCTGTCATTGCCTGCACCGTTCGATCTGCCACGGTCATTCGGGGCAGAAAGACTGTCCGGGATGAGCAAGACGCAGATCGCGCGATAGAACACGTCGTCGATGGCCAGAGCCTCGGCCGCGCCCGGATTTTCCCCGCAGGCATCCAGCGTCCGGCAGGCGGCGCGTATGATCTGGTCGACATCGATTCCGCCGACCTTCAGCGACAGCACTGCCGGTACGTCGAGGTCGAGCTGCGCGTCGCTGCGGCCGGTCATGGAACGGGCGACGTGGCGAAGGCGCTCGGCCTCAAGGCTCACCATGAGCGTCGATCGATATTGACCGACGCCAATGCGGTCACCTTCCGGCGCGAACAGTCCGTGCTTGCCGACTTCGCAAAGAACATCCTTTCCATTCACGTTGGACTGGATGGGTCCGCCGCCGAACGGCATGTAGAACGAAAGACCGGAAGCCGAGACGCGCGTCCGCACGGGCGTGTGCGAAATCGTCGTCAGCCTCATTCCACGCACCAGCGCCGAAGATTGCTGTGTCGAGAACGCCGACTTGTCGCCAACGGCATCGTATTCGGCATTCCAGCCCATCGAGCGCGCGACCTGTTCCTGCATGCTCGTGAGCGAATTCGTGACGATCTTTGATTTCTCGCCGAATGCCAGCGCAGGTAACGAGAAGCCAGGCTCGGACACGTCGAGACCCCAAGATTGTGTATCCGAAACCTATAATGGCGCGATATCTGCCGGGAATCCATCCTGAGATACGTTTCCGGTCCCCGCTATGGACTTGAAAGCACAAAGGGAAAGAACGAGACGGTAGCGGAGCACTGCGCCGAGGGCGCGAGCACGATGAGGCCGGTCTTCTCGGGGCCGAGATCCAGGTTGAAGGCGTCCGTGCAGTTGCTGACCGGCTCGGCGCAGAAATGGTCGGCGCCCGGCGGGGTGTAGACCACGAGGTGGCGGAGCGGAGCGTCCGCGGTCATGCGCAGCCCGGCGGCGCGTTCCGGCCAGCGGATCTCGGCGGTTCCGTTCCAGCCGCCGAAGGCGTTGTCGAGCACGCGGGAGGCGACGGCCATGCGCGACGACGGCCCCCAGAGATCGCCGGCGGCGACGCGGCGGACGGGCATTACCTCCGCGTCCACCTCCCAGCCCCACGAGGGTGCGGCCTCCAGTGTCGCGAGGGGTGTCGCGGGGAAGTAGGGATGCAGGCCGAAGCCGACGGGCATCGGCTCGGTGCCGCGGTTCGCGATCGTCAGGGAGATGTCGAGCCGGTCGGGGTGGAGCGAGAATTCCTGTTGTGCGACATAGGGATAGGGCCATGCGTCCGGTGCGTGCTCGTAGACGAGCGTGACGGATTCCGGCCCGGTTGCGGCGACGCGCCAAGGGCGTTGCCAGCCGTGGCCGTGCTCGACGTGGGGGCCGGGCGTGTTGAGCGGCATGGAGACGGAGCGGCCGGCGAAGGTGAAGCGGCCATGGCGCAGCCGGTTGGAGAACGGCGTCAGCGGGAAGCAGCCGGCGTCCTCGCCGTGATCGTCGCGGCTTTTCATCGGCGCCAGCAGGTCGATCCAGCCGCTGTCCGGATGACGCCAGCGCAGCGATGCGATGCGGCCGCCGAGGCCGGGCAGGAGGTCGAGGCGCCACGGACCGGCCGCGAGGGCGACCGCTTCGCCGTCGCGTTCCGGCCGCTCGCTTGTCGCATCGGTGGCGTGCCGATGATCGCTTTGCCGGGCCTCATGAGCGCTCATTCGCCGCTTCCTGCACGCTTGAGGGCGGCCCATGCCCGCGCAGCGGGCGGGCCGCCGAGGGCCTCCGAGATCCGGTCGGCATGGCGCAGCAGCGGCTCAACCACAGATGGTACCGATTCGGTCGGAAGGAACTGCTTGAGGGTGGTGACGCTGATCGCCCCGACCGCCTTCCCGCCGTGGCCGAACACCCCGGCCGCCACGCAGATGATGCCCTCGACGTCTTCCTCGTCGTCGAGCGCATAGTGCCGTTCGGCGATGCGGTCGAAATCGGTGGCGAGCGCTTCGAGGGTGTCGAGGGTGCTGGGGGTGCGGCGCTCGTGGCCGACCCGGTCGAGGATCGCGAGGGCCTCGGGCCGGGGCATCGCGGCGAGCAGCAGCTTGCCGACGCCCGAGCAGTGCGGCGCCTCGCGGCGGCCGAGGGCGGCGGCGAAGCGGATGGCGCCCGGACCGTCGACGCGGCCGATCACCACGGCAAAACCGTCGTCCAGCATGGCAACGCGGGAAGTAAGACCGACCTCCTGGGTGAGTTCGCGCAGGACCGGCATCGCGACGTCGCCGAGCCCGGTATTGGCGACCGCGCGGTCGCCGAGGCGGACGAACGACAGCCCGAGCCGGTAGCGCCGCGTCATGCCCTCGCCGAAATCCACCACGAGCCCGCGTGCCCGCAGCGTCGCGAGGATGGCGTAGGCGGCGGGCTTGGACAGGCCGATGTCGCGGGCGAGATCGGTGAGCCGGGCCCCCTCCGGACCGGCCTCCGCGATCCGGTCGATCAGGTCGAACGCGCGGCCGAGGCTCTGCACCCTGTAGCGTTCGTCCGTCATCCGTTCCCGTCCCTCCACGCGGCAGGCCCCACCCCTCCCGGTGTCACCGGTCGGGGCGATTTTCGTGAAGCATTACAGAATAGCATTTCTTAAT comes from Pseudoxanthobacter soli DSM 19599 and encodes:
- a CDS encoding AraC family transcriptional regulator; the protein is MAGVHEFGRRKFPRGDVLLSSARRNWTGIAAEIRNHPAGEIPPPVPRQMEVTLALLGSESGRVERRGNGELQNTAARPGTLWFCPIGVVEESIRITDDLENILHIYIGQDVFDDISASLSRPVSSQNIAYKAGIDDDFIRQVGYRIVAELQEETSVGHFLVDSLAQTMAAHLVAKYATDATEERPGALIEHAKLRRVIDYINDNIESDISLSELSDIACLSRHHFSRAFRTALGVPPHRFISTLRLQRAQELLTHTKLSLADIAYSCRFSSQSTFTRAFQRQVGLSPGEYRRRSGG
- a CDS encoding trifunctional serine/threonine-protein kinase/ATP-binding protein/sensor histidine kinase — protein: MTNDLAARLGRKESSWWSTLRVLHQTTASNVDNRLVVDAQDRQWQLRLADWNTPAASRLQFEASLALALGDELAEVPAFIAENDRLALVYPVRSAQTLADLPQPAMEIRAFLDLATAAADALMQMHAAGIVHGRLAPTRLLLGEDGRIRFTGFACTTPTDAGVFADRRIPEADLAYAAPELVRAEPSPADARTDLYALGVLLYECLVGVPPLTADTLPGWLHAHVAVEAPSALLARPDVPAVLDRILLKLISKDPGQRYQTARALHADFRRVTRSLDATGKAEPFELACGEFAEPARLSRDLFGRHRELTLLADLHAGFRRSSVRRIVLVTGEPGTGKSTLVDAFLADLDSTSAVCASGKGVQIRQGTPFAPIAQALRVALSRLLGGEERLLAAARARLGAVVGCGRVLADLVPDIAMLPAETHLLADVPAHLAQTRVARIIAETFGALASAEAPLVLFLDDLQWFDQGSLNVVRQLCSETPPNVFLIASHRADSHNRKAVRDVLDIARGADAFARELVLQPFVERETNALVAFMLKSMPDDVRAVSAVVHRQTGGNPFYIGQLLQRFLEEESLQFDAERQRWVWADDKHRRPHETADLMLDRIAALPPLQRSFLQRCASMGGRCPAAFAAELSFVTVEETVRAANSLLATGLLRQSGPDFQIAHDRVLEAAYATMSPAQRMREHLGNARRLAASHPSPHPDLAFEIASQIERADLDALSAEERPRFARILLVAARKNRAAGEALRALHVIELIRRIAAGAIPGDLASLEFEAEWLFCDCLLALARVDEALAAVEELSQLGRDAVDIADICRLKAIALTLKGAYAAAIDAARTGLRALDLELDDTGDPDALEVIYRRCQQKLDAFSIADLFSLPDMTDRRARSALALLSTLISSFFVRSDLRFLHVIKIIELTLTYGSAPESAYGLAWFGVLSAHHFGAYETGAAYATAACELATRDGYEAQRTAALIALDQVSAWTRPMRTALGYARDGALVGQTAGDLGMACYARNHIASDMLLIGDRLDLIRAELTDSIAMTRDVGYGDIGLILDAQTGFVDALVSGKNAIRIDVGELNSSSVATRFWVHHYAGLQSFLLGDIPVGLHHLEEAQAMAWAAPAHVDTANNTFFLALAHARLPGSERQPAARIDLMALARERFRAWAALNPGTFSPKHLLLEAEAARLAGQRVDAMALYERAADAAVTAGFIHDQALAQELAADVYLEANLGAAAQGCLRSAVLCYRQWGAEGKAVRLGERLTASARLDVSATASGGLQSELDLTAMAAASQTLSEEVGLEQVVRTLMKTMLVHAGAQFGLLLLQREGRPVIEATARVRSRAIDIELQPAAAPEDLMPASVLKTVLRTARSVTLADAAVEAAQRGLSMGGRHVRSLACIPLIKRGELIGILYLENDLSADVFTSRRMAMIEVIAPQAAISLDAARLYGDLMDEHMRRAQAEFQLREARSELARANQMTAMGGFATSIAHEINQPLATLVAHADAGLRWLNRAEPDLAEVASSLQNIRQAGRRAADIITALRSLVKLSPSTLSPVLIEDIVDDVLKIAAPDLSAGHVDLTVEFGAGRNRIMADNIQIQQVFFNIIRNAIQSMSNVEPSLRRLRITSSVLRDEVEVAIEDAGCGMSQQVVSRIFQPFFTTKKSGMGVGLAICRSIIELHGGTLEARSVEGEGSMFVVRLPIARA
- a CDS encoding SDR family NAD(P)-dependent oxidoreductase, with amino-acid sequence MKIDLSGKSALVTGSTGGIGFAIARGLQEAGAVVVINGRTEAKVDAALAQLGGPARGHAIDLGTPEGAKELVAREPSFDIVVNNLGIFQPLDFFDADDAVWESHWQVNVMTGVRLARAYLPDMATRGWGRMLFLASESAFNIPVEMIHYGVSKTADVSLARGLAKRMAGTGVTVNSILPGPTLSEGVAEMLKSETAAGKSLEEAGAAFVREHRPSSLLRRPATVDEVANMAVYLASPLASATTGAALRVDGGTIDFIT
- a CDS encoding putative bifunctional diguanylate cyclase/phosphodiesterase; translated protein: MDTPPDENFDRLTRLAARMFGVPTVLVSLVGSDRQFFKSRTGFDESGTSREVSFCAHAIMQADIMVVHDATKDDRFSANPLVLGPPSIRFYAGKPLIAPNGENIGTICLIDSKPRDAFTDQDRAHLSDLAALVLDQMEIFRLHHVSAANQARFECIASTSPDAIICLTGTGEITFWNAAAEKLFGYAANEVVGQPGERIAPHSWRRIFEAEVARLLGDEDSKAAGHAFELQGLRKDGSEFPAEFSFSAWRDGAAISFGVIVRDITERRQSQERLFHIASLDPLTELPNRNAWHDCVERTLGAGAAGTVLLIDLDGFKEVNDTYGHSMGDAVLRDVAARLQASCGPLAMVARLGGDEFVALMSGNGEAEANAAAAKLLAAIAGHHEIAGQPIEIGASIGIAFAPQHGSLSEDLLGAADLALYRAKAAGKGRHEIFAPALRDAMFARRALQKELRKAFENGEFELFYQPQVSTVDGSVTGAEALMRWNHPERGLLSPAAFIEVLSRKPSAAAVGEWTLRTACRQAAEWRARIPGFRMGINLFDAQFRSRRLLTCIAEEFERNALPADAVELEIVENILLHNDAATLALLHDLRGLGVGLAFDDYGTGFASLSLLKKYPISRLKIDRSFVRDVDTNPEDAAVVKAVIYLGRHFGMDVIAEGVETAAQLAFLKANECPEAQGYFFGKPMPARDFEERFISPPVIA